Proteins co-encoded in one Stomoxys calcitrans chromosome 5, idStoCalc2.1, whole genome shotgun sequence genomic window:
- the LOC106085403 gene encoding farnesyl pyrophosphate synthase-like, whose product MIANGKNLFRFIGQHCILNRLAKAHLNKTTSLLPLQSNSLTIGPPAREFSDDRSGLKILPDYLYNIDDVINEYNMGHTSDWYSKALEYNLKKGKHYRQMLTVLSYEYLMKHQGLEIENTKLAHILGWCVELFQAAIVICDDIMDGSTSRRGQLCWYKLPEVGITALNDAIIFENSIYVLLRQYFRNAECYLDLMELFNEITLITACGQNMDMLGSRMPVKSFTMEMYRNVAITKTAYYSFYLPFALAMHLAGIKNPETFKMAKCILLEMGYLYQVQNDVLDCFGNPKITGKIGTDIEENKCSWLAVECLRQANEEQQRTLVDCYGKKDPKMVKCVKDLYQTLQLPKLYADYEDKTCNQILTMTKEASEHLPKELILQILKKIFKRKE is encoded by the exons ATGATTGCAAACGGCAAAAATCTTTTTCGTTTTATTGGCCAACATTGTATACTCAACAGATTGGCTAAGGCACATCTGAATAAAACAACAAG CTTATTGCCACTTCAATCGAACAGTTTGACAATTGGTCCTCCCGCAAGAGAATTTAGCGATGACAGAAGCGGGCTAAAAATATTACCAG ACTATTTATACAACATAGATGATGTAATAAACGAGTACAATATGGGCCATACATCCGATTGGTATTCCAAG GCGCTTGAATATAATCTGAAGAAAGGCAAACATTATCGCCAAATGCTCACAGTCTTAAGCTACGAATATCTGATGAAACACCAAGGTTTGGAAATCGAAAATACCAAGCTAGCCCACATTTTGGGCTGGTGTGTTGAATTATTTCAAGCGGCCATCGTAATCTGTGACGATATCATGGATGGCAGTACCTCAAGACGTGGTCAATTATGTTGGTACAAATTGCCCGAGGTTGGAATAACCGCCCTGAATGATGCCATCATTTTTGAAAACTCCATTTACGTCTTACTGCGCCAATACTTTAGAAATGCGGAATGCTATTTAGATTTAATGGAACTCTTCAATGAGATAACATTGATTACCGCATGTGGACAGAATATGGATATGTTAGGTTCCAGAATGCCGGTGAAGTCATTTACAATGGAAATGTATCGAAATGTGGCAATCACAAAAACTGCATATTATTCATTTTATTTGCCATTTGCTTTGGCTATGCATTTGGCAGG taTTAAAAATCCAGAAACTTTTAAAATGGCCAAATGCATTCTTCTGGAAATGGGTTACCTCTATCAGGTACAAAATGATGTTCTGGATTGTTTTGGTAATCCTAAAATCACAGGCAAAATCGGAACTGACATTGAAGAGAATAAATGTTCCTGGTTGGCTGTAGAATGTCTGAGGCAAGCGAATGAGGAGCAACAGCGAACGCTTGTAGATTGCTATGGAAAGAAGG atCCCAAAATGGTCAAATGTGTAAAAGATCTATACCAGACTCTTCAACTTCCAAAGTTGTATGCCGACTATGAAGACAAAACTTGCAATCAAATATTGACAATGACAAAAGAAGCTTCGGAGCATCTACCTAAGGAATTAATTTTACAAATTcttaaaaagatttttaaacGTAAGGAATAA